Proteins co-encoded in one Papaver somniferum cultivar HN1 chromosome 5, ASM357369v1, whole genome shotgun sequence genomic window:
- the LOC113277955 gene encoding 1-aminocyclopropane-1-carboxylate oxidase homolog 2-like, protein MEKTQMMVDSNGDNQNNNYDRMKELKSFDETKIGVRGLVDSGIKKIPKIFIFPPTDDADINKNLDSYSESSKEFSIPIIDLGDIKKGDDRKRKMIIDQVISSCEKYGFFQIVNHGVPKNLMDEMLEKARMVHEQPAEARASLYTRNRDKKSSYVSNFDLFQAPATTWRDTYYCRMAPVPPKPEEIPVFIRETITEYSVQMEKLCLELLELISEGLGLKQNYLKDMEFAKGWDFLCHYYPECPQPELTFGIQKHTDADFLTILLPDNHISGLQVLHKNQWVDIPPVHGALIVNIGDLFQLITNDRLKSVEHRVICNLEKPRMSVACFFNGTHLEPSTRKYGPIKELLTETDRPKYRETTICEYLTAHYGKGLDGESALTALFKL, encoded by the exons ATGGAGAAAACCCAAATGATGGTGGACTCAAATGGTGACAATCAGAATAATAATTATGATCGAATGAAAGAATTGAAgtcttttgatgaaaccaaaattggggtGAGAGGATTGGTTGATTCAGGAATCAAAAAGATCCCAAAGAtctttattttcccaccaacggatGATGCTGACATCAATAAGAATTTGGATTCATATTCTGAATCATCAAAAGAATTTAGCATCCCTATTATCGACCTTGGAGACATTAAAAAAGGTGATGATCGGAAGCGCAAGATGATCATTGATCAAGTCATAAGCTCATGTGAGAAGTATGGTTTCTTTCAAATAGTGAACCATGGAGTTCCCAAAAATCTTATGGATGAAATGCTGGAAAAAGCACGCATGGTTCATGAGCAACCGGCTGAGGCTAGAGCTTCCTTATACACACGTAATCGTGATAAAAAATCTAGTTATGTAAGTAACTTCGATCTTTTCCAAGCACCAGCTACAACCTGGAGGGACACTTACTACTGTCGCATGGCTCCAGTACCCCCCAAACCGGAAGAAATTCCAGTTTTTATAAG GGAAACAATAACAGAGTACTCGGTTCAGATGGAAAAATTATGTTTGGAATTGTTGGAGTTAATCTCTGAGGGCCTGGGATTGAAGCAAAACTATCTCAAGGACATGGAATTTGCTAAAGGTTGGGATTTTCTTTGCCATTACTATCCGGAGTGTCCCCAGCCAGAACTCACTTTTGGGATACAAAAACATACTGATGCAGATTTTCTTACTATACTGTTGCCGGATAACCACATTAGTGGTCTTCAAGTACTTCATAAGAATCAATGGGTTGATATCCCTCCTGTACATGGCGCTCTAATTGTAAACATTGGTGATCTTTTTCAG CTTATAACCAATGATCGACTCAAGAGTGTGGAGCACCGGGTCATATGCAACCTCGAGAAACCCCGAATGTCAGTCGCGTGTTTCTTTAACGGCACTCATCTTGAACCATCAACAAGGAAGTATGGACCTATAAAAGAGTTGCTTACAGAGACCGACCGTCCTAAATATCGAGAAACAACAATATGCGAATACCTTACGGCCCATTATGGAAAGGGTCTTGATGGAGAATCAGCCCTAACTGCACTATTCAAGCTTTGA